The window GCTTAAACTCTTCAATTTTAATTTTATCGATTTTCTTGGCGCGGCTGGTCGCTTGCTTGGCTTTAGAAGCATTGGCAGAGAAGCGGCGCACAAAGTCTTGTAAATCAGCCACCATTTGCTTGGCTTTGTCATTATCTTTAGTAGCTTGCGCACGGGCAGCTGTACTGGCTTCCATGTAATCATCATAATTACCTGGATACATTGAAATTTTGCCGTAATCCATGTCGCAAGTATGTGTACATACTTGGTTTAAAAAGTGACGATCATGCGAAATAATGACCATGGTGCAATCACGATTATTCAATACATCTTCTAACCAGCGAATCGTATTAATATCTAAGTTGTTGGTTGGCTCATCCAGTAGCAATATATCTGGATTAGAGAATAGTGCTTGTACAAGCAATACACGTAACTTCCAACCTGGCGCAACTGAGCTCATTAAGCCATTATGTTGTTCAATAGGTATACCTACACCCATTAACAATTCACCAGCACGTGCTTCTGCCGTGTAGCCGTCATATTCAGCAAATACGCCTTCTAACTCAGCCGCACGCATGTAATCTTCTTCAGTCGCTTCTAGATTTGCATAGATGGCATTTTTCTCTACATTGGCATTCCACATTTGCTCATGGCCCATCATCACGACATCGAGCACACGTTGATCTTCGTAAGCAAATTGGTCTTGTTTCAAAAACGCCATGCGCTCATGGCTATCAATTGAAATATTGCCAGCGCTAGGTGTTAAAACGCCAGCTAGCACTTTCATGTAGGTTGATTTTCCGCAACCATTAGCACCAATTAAGCCATAGCGGTTGTTGTCGCCAAATTTAACGGAAACGTTTTCAAAGAGCGGCTTTGCGCCAAATTGCACGGTGATATTGTTGCTAATTAACACGGTTAAATCCTTAAGTGTATTTCTTAAAAGTGTAGTTTTCTAAAACTAATTTTTCTAAACTAAAATGTATTGCTTATCACGACTTCATTCATGGCTAGTTGGCCACTGCGTGGCTGCGCTTCTTTTAACGCTTTACCAACAACCACAAACATTGCTGGGGTGTGGTCGGCAGGTAAGTTAAGTAATTTGCCAACAGCATCAAAGTCAAAACCATCCATAGGGCAGGTGTCATACCCCATTTCTTTTGCCGCTAACATTATCGTCATCGCAGCCATGCCGCAAGAGCGCATGCCTTCATCACGCTGAAGTTGCTCGTTATTTGCGTAATAATGACCAATCATAGGTACTAGAATATCAGAAGCGGCTTTAGGCGCGTTTTTCCAGTAACGCTCAGGTTGCTTTTCCCAAGCTTTTAAATCTGCGGTAAGCACAATCAGCAAAGAAGCTTCTTCCACTTGCGCTTGATTCCAGCTCACTGAACGTATCTGATGACGCAGTACAGCATCTGTGACCAATACAAAGCGCCAATTTTGAATATTAAATGCTGTAGGCGATAGCATGGCTAAAGACATTAACTGATCAATTTCAGCTTGCGTCATTTTGTGGTGCGGGTCAAAACTCTTGACTGAGCGACGTGTTTCAATCGCGGTATTCACGTTCATTTAATATTCTTTCTTTAGAGAGATTTAGTAATTAATGGCCAAAATCTCTAGATTTAAATTGCCAGCAGGGCGTTGCCAACTCACAGTTTCACCAACTTTGTGCCCGATTAATGCCTTTGCAATCGGCGAAACCCAGCTGACCTTATTTAATGCGATGTCTGCTTCATCTTCACCTACTATAGTGAATTGATGGGGATTACCTTCTTCATCTTCAACATTGACCGTAGCACCAAATAAAACCGTATCTTTAGGTTGCGTAGTTGGGTCAATTAAAATTACATTTTCCAAGCGTGTTTCTAAGTAACGCAAATCTCGTCTTAAAGGCGCCAAGGTTTGTTGTGTGGCAGGGTCGTCTTTACTTGGTAACAGCGCTTGTTGCTGCTGTTCTAAAGCCGTGGCTTGAGTTTGCAACTGTGCTAAGCCAAATGGTGTGACGTAGTTTGGGAACTCACTCACCCGACGTTCAGGTAAGTCGGTGCCAGCTCTTTCTACATCATCTTCTTTGACAAAGCCGCGACTCACATTATTCCCATTCGATCGTCGCTGGTGGTTTGCCAGAAACGTCATACACCACGCGGTTGATACCACGTACTTCATTGATGATACGGTTTGAAACGCGGCCTAAAAGTGAGTAGGGCAACTCCGCCCAGTGTGCAGTCATAAAGTCGCTAGTCACAACAGCGCGCAAGGCCACAACGTAATCATAAGTACGGCCATCACCCATTACACCTACAGACTTTACTGGTAAGAACACAGTAAAAGCCTGACTAGTCAGTTCATACCAAGTTTTGCCTGTGGCCTCGTCTTTGGTATTGCGTAGCTCTTCTATAAAAATCGCATCAGCACGGCGGAGTAAATCAGCAAAGTCTTTTTTAATTTCACCTAAAATACGTACACCTAAACCTGGCCCTGGGAACGGATGGCGATACACCATATCAGCTGGCAAACCAAGTGCCACGCCAAGTTCACGGACTTCATCTTTAAATAAGTCACGTAGTGGCTCAAGTAGTTTTAAACCTAATTGTTCAGGTAAGCCACCTACGTTGTGATGACTTTTAATCGTGACGGCTTTTTTAGATTTTGCGCCGCCAGATTCAATCACATCTGGGTAAATCGTACCTTGTGCTAAGAAGGTAGCACCTTTATGTCCGCCAGTGCCTGCTTTGAGCTTAGCAGCCTCGTTTTTAAATACTTCTACAAATTCACGGCCAATAATTTTACGTTTAGCTTCTGGGTCACTCACACCAGCTAAATGTCCCATGAATTGATCTGTTGCGTCTACGCGAATCACGTTCACGTGTAAGCGACCTGCGAACATCTCCATCACCAAATCACCTTCATTCAAGCGAAGTAGGCCGTGGTCAACAAATACGCAAGTAAGCTGGTTGCCAATTGCACGGTGAATTAGAGCAGCTGCAACGCTAGAATCCACGCCACCAGATAAGCCTAGAATCACTTCTTCATCACCGACTTGTGCTTTTATTTTAGCGACAGCTTCAGCAATGTAATCGCCCATAATCCAGTCAGGTTTAGCGCCACAAATATCTAACACAAAGCGGTTAAGTATAGCTTGACCTTGCTTGGTATGGGTCACTTCTGGGTGAAATTGTACTGCGTAGAATTTACGCATCTCGTCAGCCATTGCTGCAATGGGCGTAGTATCGTTGCTAGCAATCACTTTAAAGCCAGCAGGTATTTCAGTCACTTTATCGCCGTGGCTCATCCACACATCTATGAAGCCATGACCTTCTGCGTTTGTACTATCTTGAATGTCGCGGAATAGGGCAGAGTGACCACGAGCGCGTACTTGCGCATAACCAAACTCACGTTTATGACCAGCTTCTACTTTGCCGCCAAGTTGCTGCGCCATGGTTTGCATGCCGTAACAAATCCCTAAAACAGGCACGCCAAGCTCGAATACAGCTTGCGGGGCGCTATCGGACTCTTCCTCATAAGCACTGGCATGGCTACCTGAAAGGATAATGCCATCGGCGCCAAAGTTGCGCACAAACTCGTCTGACACTTCGCATGAGTGAATTTCGCAATACACATGTGCTTCACGCACACGACGTGCGATAAGTTGAGTGACTTGAGAGCCGAAATCTAGGATAAGGATTTTTGAGTGCATAGCGTGTGTTTAATCGAGAAGGTTAAAAAAATACGAGTGGTTAAAAAACCACTCGTATTTCATGCAAGGTTGTTTAGTCAACGCGGTAGTTAGGTGCTTCTTTGGTAATCTGCACATCATGTACGTGAGATTCACGCATACCAGCAGAAGTGATTTGTACAAACTCAGCTTTATTGCGCATTTCATCAATCGTTGCGCAACCGACATAGCCCATAGAGGCACGTAAACCGCCCATTAGCTGATGGATCACCGCAAGTGAGCTACCTTTGTAAGGTACGCGACCTTCAATGCCTTCTGGTACTAATTTATCAGCACCGCTGTTGGTATCTTGGAAGTAACGGTCGCTAGAACCTTTTTGCATCGCGCCGATAGAACCCATGCCACGGTATGATTTATAAGAACGACCTTGGAATAATTCGATTTCGCCTGGCGCTTCTTCCGTACCTGCGAACATGCCACCTAGCATGACACTGTATGCACCAGCTGCAAGTGCTTTTGAGATATCGCCTGAGAAACGAATGCCTCCATCTGCAATAAATGGCACGCCTGATTTTTCAAGCGCCTTAGCTACGTTGGCGATAGCGCTGATTTGTGGAACACCTACGCCAGCAACGATACGTGTGGTACAGATTGAACCTGGGCCGATACCTACTTTAACGCCATCAGCGCCTGCATCAACTAATGCTAATGCAGCGCTTGCTGTAGCAATATTGCCGCCAATCACTTCAATATGAGGAAAGTGTTTTTTAACCCATGTCACACGGTCTAGTACGCCTTGTGAGTGTCCGTGAGCGGTATCCACTACAATCACGTCAACACCTGCTTCAGATAAGGCTGCAACACGTTCTTCAGTACCTTCGCCCACACCAACAGCCGCACCAACGCGCAATCTACCTTGAGCATCTTTGCATGCGAGAGGGTGGTCAGTTGATTTTTGTATATCTTTAACAGTAATCAGCCCTTTAAGCGTATCTTCAGCATCAATCACTAAAACACGCTCTAAGCGATGTTGATGCAATAAGCGAATCACTTCATCTTTAGGCGCGCCTTCACGCACGGTCACCAATTTACTTCTTGGTGTCATGATGTTTTTAATTGGCTGATCAAGATTAGTTTCAAAGCGTAAATCGCGATTGGTCACTATGCCAACGATTTTGCCGTTATCCACGACTGG is drawn from Methylotenera versatilis 301 and contains these coding sequences:
- a CDS encoding nitroreductase family protein, whose product is MNVNTAIETRRSVKSFDPHHKMTQAEIDQLMSLAMLSPTAFNIQNWRFVLVTDAVLRHQIRSVSWNQAQVEEASLLIVLTADLKAWEKQPERYWKNAPKAASDILVPMIGHYYANNEQLQRDEGMRSCGMAAMTIMLAAKEMGYDTCPMDGFDFDAVGKLLNLPADHTPAMFVVVGKALKEAQPRSGQLAMNEVVISNTF
- a CDS encoding GreA/GreB family elongation factor; translation: MSRGFVKEDDVERAGTDLPERRVSEFPNYVTPFGLAQLQTQATALEQQQQALLPSKDDPATQQTLAPLRRDLRYLETRLENVILIDPTTQPKDTVLFGATVNVEDEEGNPHQFTIVGEDEADIALNKVSWVSPIAKALIGHKVGETVSWQRPAGNLNLEILAINY
- the guaA gene encoding glutamine-hydrolyzing GMP synthase, with the translated sequence MHSKILILDFGSQVTQLIARRVREAHVYCEIHSCEVSDEFVRNFGADGIILSGSHASAYEEESDSAPQAVFELGVPVLGICYGMQTMAQQLGGKVEAGHKREFGYAQVRARGHSALFRDIQDSTNAEGHGFIDVWMSHGDKVTEIPAGFKVIASNDTTPIAAMADEMRKFYAVQFHPEVTHTKQGQAILNRFVLDICGAKPDWIMGDYIAEAVAKIKAQVGDEEVILGLSGGVDSSVAAALIHRAIGNQLTCVFVDHGLLRLNEGDLVMEMFAGRLHVNVIRVDATDQFMGHLAGVSDPEAKRKIIGREFVEVFKNEAAKLKAGTGGHKGATFLAQGTIYPDVIESGGAKSKKAVTIKSHHNVGGLPEQLGLKLLEPLRDLFKDEVRELGVALGLPADMVYRHPFPGPGLGVRILGEIKKDFADLLRRADAIFIEELRNTKDEATGKTWYELTSQAFTVFLPVKSVGVMGDGRTYDYVVALRAVVTSDFMTAHWAELPYSLLGRVSNRIINEVRGINRVVYDVSGKPPATIEWE
- the guaB gene encoding IMP dehydrogenase; the encoded protein is MRLLQQALTFDDVLLVPAYSNVLPREVSLATQLTRNIQLNIPLLSAAMDTVTEAPLAIALAQEGGLGFIHKNMTAMKQAAHVARVKRFESGVVNDPITIQSHMTVRDVLELNHMHKISGIPVVDNGKIVGIVTNRDLRFETNLDQPIKNIMTPRSKLVTVREGAPKDEVIRLLHQHRLERVLVIDAEDTLKGLITVKDIQKSTDHPLACKDAQGRLRVGAAVGVGEGTEERVAALSEAGVDVIVVDTAHGHSQGVLDRVTWVKKHFPHIEVIGGNIATASAALALVDAGADGVKVGIGPGSICTTRIVAGVGVPQISAIANVAKALEKSGVPFIADGGIRFSGDISKALAAGAYSVMLGGMFAGTEEAPGEIELFQGRSYKSYRGMGSIGAMQKGSSDRYFQDTNSGADKLVPEGIEGRVPYKGSSLAVIHQLMGGLRASMGYVGCATIDEMRNKAEFVQITSAGMRESHVHDVQITKEAPNYRVD
- a CDS encoding ABC-F family ATPase, with the translated sequence MLISNNITVQFGAKPLFENVSVKFGDNNRYGLIGANGCGKSTYMKVLAGVLTPSAGNISIDSHERMAFLKQDQFAYEDQRVLDVVMMGHEQMWNANVEKNAIYANLEATEEDYMRAAELEGVFAEYDGYTAEARAGELLMGVGIPIEQHNGLMSSVAPGWKLRVLLVQALFSNPDILLLDEPTNNLDINTIRWLEDVLNNRDCTMVIISHDRHFLNQVCTHTCDMDYGKISMYPGNYDDYMEASTAARAQATKDNDKAKQMVADLQDFVRRFSANASKAKQATSRAKKIDKIKIEEFKPSSRQYPFIRFEYDEREKLYRNAVELKKLSHGFDKPLFNDVDMMFEAGEKVAIIGENGIGKTTFLRCLAGDLQPKHGEVKWAEKANIGYFAQDHEYEFEDGEDLFEWMTKFRQTGDDDQVVRSMLGRLLFGGDDTKKSVKVLSGGEKGRMLYGKMMLARTNVMLMDEPTNHMDMESIEALNTALDKYKGTLFFVSHDREFVSSIATRIIEIKADGIVDFTGNYEDYLASQGVE